In Papaver somniferum cultivar HN1 chromosome 1, ASM357369v1, whole genome shotgun sequence, a genomic segment contains:
- the LOC113334782 gene encoding trihelix transcription factor GT-2-like: MDSQVRVSSNSEAPLSGIVSRLHDTIQEPNISPIKEKEAICVKRTHSYSADTEFGSDVAGNENAHDELGESLCWKKRKREIHDELKCHFEELVNRMMKKQEDMYKVLLEKQDDMYKVLLWKIEPKEKDRITREQIWRNLDERGRMRKETEQMKKDRITREETWWNVETETMRKEERRAQVDTHLSLALRRQVVSTPKSTGKQIISIPQSPKIILQDQSGKKKQGLKKWLKHEVQALISLRMEMQHKMLSRSAKFGMWEEISLGMASMGFTRTAMKCKGKWDTINRSFKTAAGIGQKGAENAATSCPYFLEMDMFYKQCLVEAEIETS, encoded by the exons ATGGATTCTCAGGTTAGGGTTTCTTCAAACTCTGAAGCCCCTCTTTCGGGAATCGTTTCCAG ATTACATGATACAATTCAAGAACCAAACATAAGtccaataaaagaaaaagaagcaaTTTGTGTCAAAAGAACACACTCGTATTCAGCTGATACTGAATTTGGTTCTGATGTTGCTGGAAATGAAAATGCGCATGATGAATTGGGTGAAAGTTTGTgttggaagaagagaaagagagaaatccACGACGAACTTAAATGTCACTTTGAAGAATTGGTGAATAGAATGATGAAGAAGCAAGAGGATATGTATAAGGTATTACTCGAGAAGCAAGATGATATGTATAAGGTATTACTCTGGAAGATAGAGCCGAAGGAGAAAGATAGGATTACCAGAGAACAAATTTGGAGGAATCTTGATGAAAGGGGAAGGATGAGAAAAGAGACAGAGCAGATGAAGAAAGATAGGATTACAAGAGAAGAAACTTGGTGGAACGTTGAAACCGAAACGATGAGGAAAGAGGAGAGGAGGGCTCAAGTCGACACTCATCTAAGTTTAGCTCTTAGGCGGCAGGTAGTTAGTACTCCAAAATCCACAGGGAAACAGATAATCAGTATTCCGCAGTCTCCGAAAATAATTTTGCAGGATCAGAGTGGTAAGAAAAAACAAGGGCTTAAGAAATGGCTTAAACATGAAGTACAGGCCTTAATCTCCCTTCGGATGGAAATGCAGCATAAAATGCTAAGTCGTTCTGCAAAATTTGGAATGTGGGAAGAGATATCTCTGGGAATGGCTTCAATGGGATTTACTAGGACTGCTATGAAGTGTAAAGGGAAATGGGATACTATCAACAGGTCCTTCAAGACAGCAGCCGGAATTGGCCAAAAGGGAGCAGAAAATGCAGCAACGTCATGCCCATATTTTCTAGAAATGGATATGTTTTACAAACAATGTCTCGTTGAGGCTGAAATTGAAACTAGTTAA
- the LOC113334771 gene encoding trihelix transcription factor GT-2-like, translated as MSLTVDLSEEISPFSVTWRNNKLLDTYQQKPCSSELKSQSDLESLQKLLPVRNNVTEFTECPTNYESFPPDLNSDEWFCLSEKQDDGGGGSGGADATGENHRSGLDSQVRVSSNPKSPLPEIVSRLHDTIQEPKASPMKNEEVAVKPTHSDTEFGSDVAGNENVDDELGESLCIKKRKREIHDELKGHFEELVNKMMNKQEDMYKVFLEKQEDMYRVLLEKIEQKEKDRITREQTWKNLEMERMRKESEQMEKDRIRREETWRNLERELMRKEEEKRAHDTHRSLALVSHLEQRVISTPGSTGQQIISIPHSSKIDLDDQSGQKKQKITKWPKHEVQALISLRMAVEPKYLIGASKFQMWEEISLGMVSMGFTRTAKKCREKWENIYGYFRRVAGSSKQPGENAKTYPYFQELDMFYQKCLLQKAQEAAIEKAPEAEIGTSSNELSTSEHQSIFF; from the exons atGTCACTAACAGTGGATTTGTCTGAAGAAATTTCACCATTTTCAGTAACCTGGAGGAATAATAAGTTACTAGACACTTATCAACAAAAACCTTGTTCATCAGAACTCAAATCTCAATCAGATTTAGAATCTCTTCAGAAATTACTCCCTGTTCGAAATAACGTTACCGAGTTTACAGAATGTCCTACAAATTATGAGTCATTTCCGCCTGATCTGAACAGTGACGAGTGGTTCTGCTTGTCGGAAAAACAAGACGATGGAGGCGGCGGAAGTGGTGGTGCAGATGCTACTGGTGAAAATCATCGCTCAGGATTGGATTCTCAGGTTAGGGTTTCTTCAAACCCTAAATCCCCTCTTCCGGAAATCGTTTCCAg ATTACATGATACAATTCAAGAACCAAAGGCAAGTCCAATGAAAAATGAAGAGGTTGCTGTGAAACCAACACACTCTGATACTGAATTTGGTTCTGATGTTGCTGGAAATGAAAATGTGGATGATGAATTGGGTGAAAGTTTGTGTAttaagaagagaaagagagaaatccACGACGAACTTAAAGGTCACTTTGAGGAATTGGTGAATAAAATGATGAACAAGCAAGAGGATATGTATAAGGTATTCCTCGAGAAGCAAGAGGATATGTACAGGGTATTACTCGAGAAGATAGAGCAGAAGGAGAAAGATAGGATTACCAGAGAACAAACTTGGAAGAATTTGGAAATGGAAAGGATGAGGAAGGAGTCAGAGCAGATGGAGAAAGATAGGATTAGGAGAGAAGAAACTTGGAGGAATCTTGAAAGGGAGTTGATGAggaaagaggaggagaagagggCTCACGATACTCATCGAAGTTTAGCTCTCGTTTCGCACTTAGAACAGCGGGTAATTAGTACTCCAGGATCCACGGGGCAGCAAATAATCAGTATTCCGCATTCGTCCAAAATAGATTTGGATGATCAGAGTggtcaaaaaaaacaaaagattacGAAATGGCCTAAACATGAAGTACAAGCCTTAATCTCCCTTCGAATGGCAGTGGAGCCAAAATACCTAATTGGTGCCTCAAAATTTCAGATGTGGGAAGAGATATCTCTGGGAATGGTTTCAATGGGATTTACTAGGACTGCAAAGAAGTGTAGAGAGAAATGGGAGAATATCTACGGATACTTCAGGAGAGTAGCGGGAAGCAGCAAACAGCCAGGGGAAAATGCAAAGACATACCCATATTTCCAAGAACTGGATATGTTTTACCAAAAATGTCTTCTTCAAAAGGCTCAAGAGGCTGCAATTGAAAAGGCTCCAGAGGCTGAAATCggtactagttcaaatgaattatCAACTTCTGAGCATCAATCAATCTTTTTTTGA